A region from the Helcococcus ovis genome encodes:
- the uvrA gene encoding excinuclease ABC subunit UvrA, which produces MSLEKIIIKDARVNNLNHIDLELPRDKMIVFTGLSGSGKSSLAFDTIYAEGQRRYVESLSSYARQFLGQMDKPEVESIEGLSPSISIDQKTTNRNPRSTVGTVTEIYDYLRLLFAKVGLPHCPVCGKEIKAMSIDQMVDRVLELEERDKILILSPVIVAKKGEHKKIIENIKKQGFTRIRVDGNVLDLSIDEIELEKNKKHDIEIVVDRLVIKDGIESRLAGSLETALDLSDGRVVVNVINKKEFVMSSSLSCPDGHMSLGEISPRLFSFNAPFGACSACDGLGYHKAVDPELVIPNYEESIDDGAIKPFATAKKGTFYYEIFRELARLNNFDMQTPLSKAPKKLIDEILYGSDKKLKINFSSHFKDGGKDFKVVMWEGVIENLTRRQNQTFSDAMKNKIEEFMSENQCEVCHGNKLKPEVLSITINDKSIIEVTDLSIRDAYKFIENIKFSESQSIIAQPIIKEIKARLNFLNEVGLDYLTMSRQAGTLSGGESQRIRLATQIGAGLVGVVYVLDEPSIGLHQRDNEKLLKSLRNLTNLGNTLIVVEHDEDTMKESDLIVDIGPGAGVHGGNVVAKGTYNQIMKNTKSITGQYLSRKKFIPVPAKRRKPSGFIEIKGARQNNLKNIDVKIPLGVMTLITGVSGSGKSSLINQIFYNGLMKKLHGSRVIVGEHDEITGVQQIDKIIQIDQSPIGRTPRSNPVTYTKTFDNIRDVFAMTNEAKMRGYDKGRFSFNVKGGRCENCDGDGVIKVEMHFLPDVYVPCEVCGGKRYNRETLQVKYKDKDISDVLNMTVEEGLEFFKNHEPIKRKLQTLNDVGLSYIKLGQPSTQLSGGEAQRIKLSSELAKRSTGKTLYVLDEPTTGLHTADIHKLVKVLNDLVEAGNSVVVIEHNLDVIKTADYIIDLGPEGGDGGGMIVAEGTPEEIVKVNESYTGKFLKPYLEEKNK; this is translated from the coding sequence ATGAGTTTAGAAAAAATAATAATAAAAGATGCAAGGGTAAATAACTTAAATCACATTGATCTAGAATTACCTAGAGATAAGATGATTGTTTTTACTGGACTTTCCGGTTCAGGAAAATCTTCTTTAGCGTTTGATACAATTTATGCAGAAGGGCAAAGAAGATATGTAGAGTCATTATCATCATATGCTAGACAATTTTTAGGTCAAATGGATAAACCTGAAGTAGAATCTATAGAGGGTTTATCCCCTTCTATTTCAATTGATCAAAAAACTACTAATAGGAATCCACGTTCAACAGTTGGAACTGTAACTGAAATATATGATTATCTAAGATTGTTGTTTGCAAAAGTTGGTCTTCCTCATTGTCCTGTATGTGGAAAAGAAATAAAAGCTATGTCTATCGATCAAATGGTTGATAGAGTATTAGAACTTGAAGAAAGAGATAAAATTTTAATTTTGTCACCAGTTATTGTTGCAAAAAAAGGTGAACATAAAAAGATTATTGAAAATATAAAGAAACAGGGATTTACAAGAATAAGAGTAGATGGAAATGTTTTAGATTTATCTATTGATGAAATCGAATTGGAAAAAAATAAAAAACATGATATTGAAATAGTTGTTGACAGATTAGTTATTAAAGATGGTATTGAATCAAGATTAGCCGGTTCGTTAGAAACTGCCTTAGATTTATCTGACGGAAGGGTTGTAGTTAATGTCATAAATAAAAAAGAATTTGTTATGTCATCATCACTATCTTGTCCTGATGGACACATGTCTTTAGGGGAAATATCTCCAAGATTATTTTCATTTAATGCTCCTTTTGGGGCATGTAGTGCATGTGACGGTTTAGGATATCATAAAGCGGTAGATCCGGAACTGGTAATACCTAATTATGAGGAATCTATCGATGATGGTGCCATTAAACCATTTGCAACAGCAAAAAAAGGGACGTTTTACTACGAAATATTTAGAGAATTAGCAAGGTTAAATAATTTTGATATGCAAACACCATTATCAAAAGCACCTAAAAAATTAATTGATGAAATACTTTATGGTTCGGATAAAAAATTAAAAATTAATTTTTCGTCACATTTTAAAGACGGTGGGAAAGATTTTAAAGTTGTAATGTGGGAAGGAGTGATTGAAAATTTAACAAGAAGACAAAATCAAACTTTTTCTGATGCAATGAAAAATAAAATAGAAGAATTTATGTCAGAGAATCAATGTGAAGTTTGTCATGGAAATAAATTAAAACCTGAAGTTTTATCCATTACAATTAATGATAAGTCTATTATTGAGGTAACTGATTTATCAATTAGAGATGCATACAAATTTATAGAAAATATTAAATTTAGCGAGTCACAAAGTATTATTGCTCAGCCTATAATTAAAGAAATTAAAGCAAGATTAAATTTTTTAAATGAAGTAGGATTAGATTATCTTACAATGTCAAGACAAGCGGGCACCCTTTCAGGGGGAGAATCTCAAAGAATTAGACTTGCTACACAAATTGGTGCTGGATTAGTAGGAGTTGTTTATGTTTTAGATGAACCAAGTATCGGTTTACATCAAAGAGATAATGAGAAATTGCTTAAGTCATTAAGAAATTTAACTAATTTGGGAAATACATTAATTGTTGTAGAGCATGATGAGGATACTATGAAGGAATCCGATTTAATTGTTGACATTGGGCCAGGGGCAGGTGTGCATGGTGGTAATGTCGTTGCTAAAGGTACTTATAATCAAATAATGAAGAATACTAAATCTATTACTGGTCAATATCTTTCGAGAAAAAAATTCATACCTGTTCCTGCTAAAAGAAGAAAACCATCTGGATTTATTGAAATAAAAGGGGCTAGACAAAACAATTTAAAAAATATTGATGTAAAAATTCCTTTAGGAGTAATGACATTAATTACAGGAGTTTCAGGATCTGGAAAATCATCACTGATTAATCAAATTTTTTATAATGGACTTATGAAAAAATTACATGGTTCAAGAGTTATAGTTGGAGAACATGATGAAATAACAGGTGTGCAACAAATTGATAAAATTATACAAATTGATCAAAGTCCGATAGGTAGGACACCACGTTCAAATCCTGTGACATATACAAAGACATTTGATAATATCAGAGATGTTTTTGCGATGACAAATGAAGCTAAAATGAGAGGATATGATAAAGGCCGATTTTCATTTAATGTAAAGGGAGGACGTTGTGAAAATTGTGATGGCGACGGTGTAATAAAAGTTGAAATGCACTTCTTACCGGATGTTTATGTTCCATGTGAAGTGTGTGGAGGTAAAAGATACAATAGGGAAACACTTCAAGTAAAATATAAAGATAAAGATATTTCGGATGTATTAAATATGACTGTTGAAGAGGGGCTTGAATTTTTCAAAAACCATGAACCAATAAAAAGAAAACTTCAAACATTAAATGATGTTGGGTTATCATATATCAAATTGGGGCAGCCATCAACACAACTTTCAGGTGGGGAAGCTCAAAGAATTAAGTTATCTAGCGAACTAGCTAAACGTTCAACAGGGAAAACTCTATATGTTTTAGATGAACCAACAACAGGTCTTCATACGGCTGATATTCATAAATTGGTTAAAGTATTAAATGATTTAGTAGAAGCAGGTAATTCGGTTGTAGTAATTGAACATAATTTAGATGTAATAAAAACAGCTGATTATATCATTGATTTAGGACCTGAAGGTGGAGATGGTGGTGGTATGATTGTCGCAGAAGGTACACCTGAAGAAATAGTAAAAGTAAATGAATCATATACAGGAAAATTTTTGAAACCTTATTTGGAAGAAAAAAATAAATAA
- a CDS encoding dihydroorotase, whose protein sequence is MIIKNAKIVVKGNETRIVDIRIENGKISKILDNIENAGNEKIIDAGNNLTIPGGIDVHVHLREPGYEYKETIKNGTMAAAKGGYTTILPMPNLNPHPDNVKAFEKYLNKIKQDAVVKVIPYSCITISSKGEELVDMEALNKIYGVRYFTDDGVGVDTEKIMKLAMIKAKEINGLIAAHTEDMSYRKLNSCVHDGENAKKNGWVGIPSETEFKQIERDLRLAEETGAKYHICHISAKESVELLRKSKDRGVDVSGEVTIHHLLLTEDDVKDTNAKMNPPLRTKEDRESLINGLLDGTIDFLANDHAPHSEEEKKQTMEKAPFGIVTIETAIPLFYTNFVKKGIITLEQFIEFTSLKPAKRFEIKGKGKIEEGYDADIVILSDDEEVINKEKFLSKGKNTPFDGYICQGFPKITICGGKIVWEK, encoded by the coding sequence ATGATTATAAAAAATGCAAAAATTGTTGTAAAAGGCAACGAAACAAGAATAGTAGATATTAGGATAGAAAATGGTAAGATAAGTAAAATTTTAGATAATATTGAAAATGCAGGAAATGAAAAAATAATTGATGCTGGAAATAATTTAACAATTCCCGGAGGAATTGATGTACATGTTCATTTAAGAGAGCCGGGATATGAATATAAAGAAACTATTAAAAACGGTACTATGGCAGCAGCTAAAGGAGGATATACAACGATATTACCAATGCCGAATTTGAATCCTCATCCGGATAATGTAAAAGCTTTCGAAAAATATTTAAATAAAATAAAACAAGATGCAGTAGTTAAAGTAATTCCTTATTCATGTATTACAATTTCATCTAAAGGTGAAGAACTTGTAGATATGGAAGCTCTAAATAAAATATATGGAGTTAGATATTTTACAGATGATGGAGTTGGTGTAGATACAGAGAAAATTATGAAATTAGCAATGATAAAGGCTAAAGAAATAAATGGTCTTATAGCGGCACATACAGAAGATATGAGTTATAGAAAGCTAAATTCATGTGTTCATGATGGTGAAAATGCTAAAAAAAATGGATGGGTGGGAATCCCATCAGAAACAGAATTTAAGCAGATTGAAAGAGATTTAAGATTAGCGGAAGAAACAGGAGCTAAATATCATATTTGTCATATTTCTGCAAAAGAATCCGTTGAACTGTTAAGAAAATCAAAGGATAGAGGAGTTGATGTTAGTGGGGAGGTAACTATTCATCATTTATTATTAACCGAGGATGATGTTAAGGATACAAATGCTAAAATGAATCCACCACTTAGAACAAAAGAAGATAGAGAATCTTTAATAAATGGATTATTAGATGGAACAATAGATTTTTTAGCTAATGATCATGCCCCTCATTCAGAAGAAGAAAAAAAACAAACTATGGAAAAAGCTCCATTTGGAATTGTTACTATAGAAACTGCAATACCACTTTTTTATACAAATTTTGTAAAAAAAGGAATAATAACTTTAGAACAATTTATTGAATTTACTTCATTGAAACCGGCGAAAAGATTTGAAATAAAAGGAAAAGGTAAAATTGAAGAAGGATATGATGCAGACATTGTTATTCTTTCAGATGATGAAGAAGTAATAAATAAAGAAAAATTTTTGTCAAAAGGGAAAAATACCCCATTTGATGGATATATTTGTCAAGGATTTCCTAAAATTACAATATGTGGAGGTAAGATAGTATGGGAAAAGTAA
- a CDS encoding aspartate carbamoyltransferase catalytic subunit: protein MLKKSILTMDKLKKKDIYNILDDALLFSNSFKDWHLSRKRLIANLFFEPSTRTHYSFISAENQLGLNIADFNPQTSSLTKGESLYDTVKTFSCIGYDAVIIRHTQDNYFEELENIDVHIINAGDGKGNHPSQSLLDLYTVYDEFKTFENINVLIVGDVKHSRVAHSNIHAFEKMGANVKVTGPLELMDKDDKRYVNFDKGIKWADVVMLLRVQFERHGELLKIKKDEYLKKYGLTIERYEKMKKHAIIMHPAPVNRGIEIDDLLVECEKSRIFRQMTNGVYIRKAMIKYIFDEEF, encoded by the coding sequence ATGCTAAAAAAATCAATTTTAACAATGGATAAATTAAAGAAAAAAGATATTTATAACATTTTAGATGATGCATTATTATTTTCTAATTCTTTTAAAGATTGGCATTTATCTCGTAAGAGATTAATTGCCAATCTTTTTTTTGAGCCAAGTACTAGAACACACTATTCATTTATATCAGCAGAGAATCAGTTGGGATTAAATATTGCAGATTTTAATCCTCAGACTAGTTCTCTTACAAAGGGAGAAAGTCTTTACGATACGGTAAAGACTTTTTCTTGTATAGGATATGATGCAGTTATTATTAGACATACTCAAGATAATTATTTTGAAGAATTGGAAAATATTGATGTACATATAATTAATGCTGGAGATGGTAAGGGAAATCATCCAAGTCAATCGCTTTTAGATTTGTATACTGTTTATGATGAATTTAAAACTTTTGAAAACATTAATGTATTAATTGTAGGAGATGTGAAGCACTCTAGAGTAGCACATTCAAACATACATGCTTTTGAAAAGATGGGTGCAAATGTTAAAGTTACCGGACCATTAGAACTTATGGATAAAGATGATAAGAGATATGTTAATTTTGACAAAGGGATAAAGTGGGCAGATGTAGTTATGCTTTTAAGAGTTCAATTTGAAAGACATGGAGAATTGTTAAAAATTAAAAAAGATGAATATCTTAAAAAATATGGTTTGACTATTGAAAGATATGAAAAAATGAAAAAACATGCAATAATAATGCATCCCGCTCCGGTTAATAGAGGCATAGAAATAGATGATTTACTTGTGGAATGTGAAAAATCAAGAATATTTAGACAAATGACAAATGGTGTATATATTAGAAAAGCCATGATTAAATATATTTTTGATGAAGAATTTTAG
- a CDS encoding carbamoyl phosphate synthase small subunit, with the protein MGKVRYLILEDGSYFEGKAFGGDNFKIGKIISNTSMLGYQEILLDNKNSGKIVTLTYPMIGSYGITREGFENMNPYIFGIIVGEKTDGPSNWKSQMTLNEYLQIKNIPAIEGIDTRMLAKKIKKSGELKATFSDTIENLEDVVNELKISLLDENFIEKISVNKPFRISNNGDKILVIDNGCVEEILRELNCRDKDISVVPYNFSSEDILKVHSKGVIISDGPGNPELMTKQVENIKKLIGNIPLFGIGLGHQLISQALDIKVRRLKYSKRGGNYPVKNILTGKIKNVEMNNEFTLKKENLRKDVQITHIDVNSGDVEGIKLDSSFINSIQYKPVYFENEKIEEYETFYSNIAKFEISKKEKKNA; encoded by the coding sequence ATGGGAAAAGTAAGGTATTTGATATTAGAAGATGGAAGCTATTTTGAAGGGAAAGCATTTGGTGGAGATAATTTTAAAATTGGTAAAATTATCTCTAATACGTCAATGTTAGGTTACCAAGAGATACTTTTAGATAATAAAAATTCAGGTAAAATAGTTACATTAACTTATCCGATGATTGGTAGTTATGGAATAACTAGAGAAGGTTTTGAAAATATGAATCCTTATATATTTGGAATTATTGTTGGAGAAAAGACAGATGGTCCAAGTAATTGGAAAAGTCAAATGACATTGAATGAATATTTACAAATTAAAAATATTCCTGCTATAGAAGGAATTGATACGAGAATGTTGGCAAAAAAAATAAAGAAATCCGGAGAGTTAAAGGCGACTTTTTCTGACACAATAGAAAATTTGGAAGATGTAGTTAATGAGCTTAAAATTTCATTATTAGATGAAAACTTTATTGAAAAAATTTCTGTAAATAAGCCATTTAGAATTTCAAATAATGGAGATAAAATTTTAGTTATTGACAATGGTTGCGTAGAAGAAATTTTAAGGGAATTAAATTGTAGAGATAAAGATATTTCGGTTGTACCTTACAATTTCTCTTCAGAAGATATATTAAAAGTTCATTCAAAAGGGGTTATTATTTCAGATGGGCCGGGAAATCCTGAATTAATGACAAAGCAAGTTGAAAATATAAAAAAATTAATAGGAAACATTCCACTTTTTGGAATTGGACTAGGGCATCAATTAATTTCTCAAGCATTAGATATTAAAGTGCGAAGATTAAAATATAGTAAGAGAGGTGGAAATTATCCGGTTAAAAATATTTTAACTGGAAAAATTAAAAATGTAGAAATGAATAATGAATTTACATTAAAAAAAGAAAACTTAAGAAAAGATGTGCAAATAACACATATAGATGTAAATTCTGGAGATGTTGAAGGAATAAAATTAGATTCTAGTTTTATAAATAGTATTCAATATAAACCTGTATATTTCGAAAATGAAAAAATTGAAGAATATGAAACTTTTTATAGTAATATTGCTAAATTTGAAATAAGTAAAAAGGAGAAAAAAAATGCCTAA
- the uvrB gene encoding excinuclease ABC subunit UvrB: protein MTEFNLQSKFKPMGDQSNAIKTLVEGLNNGDKFQTLKGVTGSGKTFTMANIIQNVNRPTLVLAHNKTLAYQLFQEFKEFFPNDSVEYFVSYYDYYQPEAYVFATDTYIAKDSSINDEIDKMRHSATAALYENRNVIIVASVSCIYGLGDPIDYEKMTVSLRPGMEIERDEVLKKLINIQFMRNDIDFSRGTFRVRGDIVDIFPANATENIYRVEFFGDEIDRISELNYLTGEVIKHLNHIMIFPASHYATSRDKISLAVKSIGEELQERLKWFNDHNKLLEAQRLEQRTTYDIEMLTEVGFVSGIENYSRHLSQRAPGSRPFTLLDYFPKDWLLLVDESHVTLPQVRGMYEGDRSRKQNLVDYGFRLPSALDNRPLKFNEFEHLINQAIFVSATPGEYEKNHQSIEVEQVIRPTGLLDPIVEVRPTENQIDDLFNEITENTKNGYRTLVTTLTKRMAEDLTDFMKDHGINVTYLHSDIDTIERVEILRDLRLGKYDVLVGINLLREGLDLPEVSLIAIMDADKEGFLRSETSLIQTIGRAARNENGRVIMYGDSITKSMNVAITETNRRRKIQEEYNRKHNIKPKSIIKEITNIVTVSMAAENSEIYKTDTKSVSTEQMHEIIVNLEKEMISAAEVLDFEKAANLRDQIRKLKKEYGI from the coding sequence ATGACAGAATTTAATTTACAATCAAAATTTAAACCGATGGGAGATCAATCAAATGCAATAAAAACTTTGGTTGAAGGATTAAATAATGGAGATAAATTTCAAACATTAAAAGGTGTAACTGGTTCAGGTAAAACCTTTACTATGGCTAATATAATACAAAATGTAAATAGACCTACTTTAGTTTTAGCTCATAATAAAACTTTAGCTTATCAGTTATTTCAAGAGTTTAAGGAATTTTTTCCAAATGATTCTGTTGAATACTTTGTATCATATTATGATTATTATCAACCTGAAGCCTATGTATTTGCAACAGATACATATATTGCTAAAGATTCGTCAATAAATGATGAAATTGATAAAATGAGACACTCTGCAACAGCTGCTTTATATGAAAATAGAAATGTAATTATAGTGGCATCAGTTTCTTGTATTTATGGTTTGGGAGATCCGATTGATTATGAAAAGATGACAGTATCTTTAAGACCCGGAATGGAAATAGAAAGAGATGAAGTTTTAAAGAAATTAATCAATATACAATTCATGAGAAATGATATCGATTTTTCAAGAGGTACATTTAGGGTTAGAGGAGATATTGTAGATATATTTCCTGCTAATGCTACTGAAAATATATATAGAGTAGAGTTTTTTGGGGATGAAATAGATAGAATCTCAGAACTTAATTACTTAACTGGTGAAGTCATAAAACATTTAAATCACATCATGATTTTCCCGGCATCTCATTATGCAACTTCTAGAGATAAGATAAGTCTTGCAGTTAAGAGTATAGGTGAAGAACTACAAGAAAGATTAAAATGGTTTAATGATCATAATAAATTATTGGAAGCCCAAAGATTAGAGCAAAGAACAACCTATGATATTGAAATGCTTACAGAAGTTGGATTTGTATCGGGTATTGAAAATTATTCAAGACATTTAAGTCAAAGAGCTCCCGGTTCTAGACCATTTACATTATTAGACTATTTTCCAAAAGATTGGCTTTTGCTAGTTGATGAGTCACATGTTACTTTACCACAAGTTAGAGGAATGTATGAGGGAGACAGATCCAGAAAACAAAACCTTGTAGATTATGGATTTAGGTTACCATCAGCACTTGACAATAGACCTTTAAAGTTTAATGAGTTTGAACATTTGATAAATCAGGCTATATTCGTTTCAGCAACACCTGGAGAATATGAAAAAAATCATCAAAGTATAGAAGTTGAACAGGTTATTAGACCAACAGGATTGTTAGATCCTATAGTTGAAGTTAGACCAACAGAAAACCAAATTGATGATTTGTTTAATGAAATTACAGAAAATACAAAAAATGGGTATAGAACGCTTGTAACAACATTAACAAAAAGAATGGCAGAAGATTTGACTGATTTTATGAAAGATCATGGTATAAATGTTACCTATTTGCATTCAGACATAGATACAATAGAAAGAGTTGAAATTTTAAGAGATTTAAGACTTGGGAAATATGATGTTTTAGTGGGGATTAACTTATTAAGGGAAGGTTTAGATCTTCCTGAAGTGTCTTTGATAGCCATTATGGATGCGGATAAAGAAGGATTTTTAAGATCTGAAACATCTTTAATCCAAACTATTGGTAGAGCTGCTAGAAATGAAAATGGTAGAGTAATAATGTATGGGGATTCTATTACAAAATCAATGAATGTAGCGATAACTGAAACTAATAGAAGAAGAAAAATTCAAGAAGAATATAATAGAAAACATAATATAAAACCAAAATCAATTATAAAAGAAATTACAAATATCGTTACTGTATCAATGGCGGCTGAAAATTCTGAAATATATAAAACGGATACAAAATCTGTATCAACAGAACAAATGCATGAAATCATTGTAAATCTTGAAAAAGAAATGATTTCTGCTGCTGAAGTTTTGGATTTTGAAAAAGCAGCAAATTTAAGAGATCAAATAAGAAAATTAAAAAAAGAGTATGGAATTTAG